DNA from Thermococcus bergensis:
ATTCTCTGCTCTGGCTTACAAACAGCGAACCGGAGAGTGTCTACGCAAGCATAGGGTCAAAAATATATGGATTCCCTGTAGATGATATAGGAACTGCAGTGTTGAAATTCAAAAATGGTGTTGTAGCGGTTCTCAACGCAGGATGGGGCAACCCAAAAGGATACGCATACGGACTGGAAATCAAATATTACATACTCGGAAAGGAAGGCTTCCTCGACATCAGAACGGCATATCCGGATTTCACTGTATATCAGGATAGGGCAGAGAAGATATACTGGGAGAGAGCCGACGTCAGCAGTATCGTAGAGTCATTTTTGGAGTCAATAATAGAAGATAAAGACCCCCCAATAACTGGAGAGCTTGCCAAAAAGAATCTAGAAATAATTCTGGCTGCGTATGAGTCTTCAAAAACTGGAAAGACCATCAAACTCTGATTTTTCATTTTCCCATTTTAAATACAACTACAAAAAGTGGTTTATATCATAAGATTTATATATTTTGAGTTAGCAAAATCAAACAGAATACTTCAGAGGTGTTAGGCCATGAGCCGAAAAGTACATTTGGTAGGAGTTTTGGTTTTGGTTCTTTTAGGAGCAATAGTGAGTGGTTGCATTGGGGGAGAACAAACCACAACACAAACAACCGCCACAGAAGAAGTCACAATAACGTGGCTTTCAACACAGTTAAACCCCCCAGAGGAGAGAGCTTTTGTACAAGAGCAATTACTTAAGGAGTTTAGTGACCAAACAGGTATTGATGTAAACTTTATACCTATCAGTTATGCCGATTTGGCCACAAGACTTGAGGCAGAGGAAAAAACTGGCAAGGTAACCATCGATTTGATAGCTGATCTTCACGGTGGATTGGACTTCTTCGCCTCAAAGGGATGGCTTGAAGACCTAAGCGGAAGAAAACTTGAAGGAAGAACCTTCATAAGCACCTTCGAGAAATATGCAACCATAAACGGAAAGAAAGTTTACATCCCATGGATGAGTGCCACCTATGTAATGGTTGTAAATAAGAAAGCGTTCGATTACCTGCCAGCTGGACTTACCCAAGAGGACGTCATGAAAGGGACAGAGAAGTGGACGTACGACGCTCTTCTTGAATGGGCTAAGAACTTGAAAGATGCAACAGGACAACCACAGCTCGGATTCCCAGCTGGACCAAAGGGTCTCTTGCACAGATTCCTCCACGGTTACATCTACCCAAGCTTTACCGGCTACCAGGCTAAAAACTTCGACAGCCCAGAAGCCGTAGAAATGTGGAAGTACCTTAGAGAGCTCTGGCAATATGTCAACCCAGCAAGCACAACATGGGACGCTATGGGTGAGCCGCTCCTTAGGGGAGAAGTTATGATTGCCTGGGATCACACCGCAAGAATAAAGAACGCAATAGAAACCAACCCAGATCAGTTCGCAGTAGTCCCAGTGCCAAGAGGGCCAAAGGGAAGAGGGTTCATCCTCGTAGTTGCAGGATTGGCAATTCCAAAGAATGCTCCTCACCCAGATGAAGCTTGGAAGTTAATAGACTACCTCACAAAGCCAGAAACCCAGGTGAAGATCCTCGAAAACGTTGGATTCTTCCCGACAGTCCAAGAAGCAACTGGTGCAATCCCCTCAGGTCCACTTAAAGTCATCGCAGAAGGTGTCACTGCACAATCAGCAACTCCCGATGCAGTTGTAGCCATGATTCCAAACCTCGGCGAAAAGGGAGGACAGTTCACAGACGCTTACAGAACTGCATTCCAAAGGATCGTCCTTAAAGGCGAAGACCCAGAAGCAGTAGTTAAAGAACTCGGCCCACAAGTAAAGCAGCTCTTCCAAGAGATGGGACAAGAGATTCCATGAGGGAGGTGCCATGAAGGTCAAATCCTCCTACATTCCTTATCTTTTAATTTTACCCGCATTTGCATATCTGCTGTTTTTTGTTGGATATCCCCTTGTTCAAGCCCTCTATACTGCGTTTACCCAAAATGGGCAGTTTTCTCTCGCAACTGTTAGAAAAACATTTGCCGATCCTTATTTTTGGGAGGCTTTAAAATATACCATAGCCCTTGCGGGAGTTATTGTCCCAACCCAAGTTGGGTTAGCCCTTATATTGGCCCTTGCTGTTAATAGGGCGTTTAAAGGAAAGGATCTTACTATTTATGTCCTCACGATCCCGTTAACTATAAGCGATGTAGCTGCGGGTTTGATATGGTATTCCATGCTCTCCCCAAGCGGATTCTTAAATAAGCTTCTTCTCAAGATTGGACTTATCAATCAGCCCATCTACTTTTTTGGGTATCAATATCGTCATATGGAGTTTCTGGCTATTGTTTTAGCCGAGCTCTGGAGGGCAACATCAATAGTTTTTGTCATAATCCTTGCCGGACTTCAGATGATAAGCAATGAGTATCTAGAGGCAGCAGAGGTCTTTGGAGCAGATTACTGGACAAGGCTGAGGAAGATAGTGATTCCCCTCTTAAAGCCAAGCATCCAGAGTGCTTTGATCATCAGGACTCTTTTCGCAATGCAGATATTCGGTATTGTATGGATTTTGGCTGGAAGAGACATCCCAATCCTGGCTGGAGAAGGTTTCTATAGGCTAACAGAGCTCAAAGAATACGACGTGGCATCAATTTACGCTCTAGTAATAGCGGGACTTTCACTGTTGCTTGGAGCACTCTATATTAAGTTCATGAAGGCTGAGTATCTGGAGGTGAGAAGATGAACCAAGAAACAAAGTTCATGCTAAAAAGGCTAGCCTTCTATGCGTTTATTTTTACTGTAGTTGCTTGGATAGTAATCCCGATAATAATCTCAACGCTTTATGGCTTTGCTCTTCCAAAAGACTATTACGATCCGAAGAAGGTCATCCCAACAAGCTTCACAATAAAATACGTCAAAACCCTTCTCTTCACGCTCGGAGCATTAGATGGAATTAAGAACAGCGTTATTGTTGCACTTATCACAATAGCAATAAGTTTTGCCCTTGGAATTCCTGCTGGTTATGCAGTTGCAAAGTTTATTTTCCCTGGAAAGGACACCATAAAACTATCAATAGTAGCCCTTAGAATGTTCCCAATACCTGTGATGGCAATTCCCCTCGTAATCCTTTACATAAAGCTCAACCTCATTGATACTCTACTGGGAGTTGCACTTGCCCACACAGCAATGGCACTTCCCTTTGTAGTCTTAATAACCTCAAGCATCTTTGCAGGTGTTTCAACCGAGCTTGAGGAAGCAGGCATGGTGTTTGGACTCACGAGGTTAGGTTCGTTCTTCAGAATTACCCTGCCCCTAGCATTACCCGGCTTAGCTGCTGCGGCTATGTTTACCTTCGTCATGTCATGGAACGAAGCTTTTGTAGCGTCAATTTTAACCCTATCCCACAGAACTTTACCGGCTCAAATTTTGTCAATAATGGCCGGAGCGAGTGGAGGAGCAGCACCCGATTACTACAAGTTTGCAGCAGCATTCATCATGATACTTCCTGCTATAACGTTCATATTCTTTGCTAGGAAGTATTTGGTAACAATGTGGGGTATAACACTGAAATGAGGTGTTAAAAATGGTGGAAGTCAGGCTTGAAAACCTCAAGAAGTATTTTGATAAAGGAAGGGTAAAGGCCGTTGATGGGGTAAATCTCACTATAAAAGACGGAGAATTCCTTGTACTCCTCGGACCGAGCGGTTGTGGTAAGACCACAACGCTTAGAATGATAGCAGGCTTAGAAACGCCAACAGGCGGAAAGATATGGTTTGGGGAGAGAGATGTAACTTACCTTCCTCCCAAAGACAGAAACATATCAATGGTTTTCCAGAGCTATGCTGTATGGCCTCACATGACAGTTTATGATAACATAGCGTTTCCATTGAAAATTAAAAAGTACCCAAAGGACGAGATAGATAAAAGGGTTAAATGGGCCGCGGAGCTGCTTCAAATAGAGGAGCTCCTTGACAGATATCCCGCTCAACTCAGTGGTGGTCAGAGACAGAGAGTGGCCGTTGCAAGGGCAATAGTGGTCGAACCGGATGTTCTGCTTATGGATGAACCGCTCTCCAACCTCGATGCTAAGCTCAGAGTTACAATGAGGGCGGAAATCAAGAAGCTCCAAACGAAGTTAAAGGTCACCACAATATACGTTACCCATGATCAAGTTGAGGCCATGACAATGGGAGATAGGATAGCGGTAATGAACAAAGGGAAGCTCCTTCAAGTCGGGCCTCCAACGGAGGTTTATTTGAAGCCCAACTCGATATTCGTTGCAACGTTCATAGGCGCTCCGGAGATGAACTTACTTGAGGTGAGTGTTAAAGAGAAAGATGACTCCATTATCCTAGAGGGAGAAGGGTTTGAGATTCCACTTTCAAGGGACTTTAAAGAGCTCCTAGAGAGGTATATCGACAAAACAGTTGTCTTCGGTATAAGACCTGAACACATGACTATAGAAGGTATCTCATCTCTAGAGCACGTGAAGAGAAGCACAACAATAGAGGGAACAGTAGATTTTATTGAGGCTTTGGGAACAGACACGATCGTCCATGCCAATATAGGAAGCGGCCAAATCATAAAGGTAAAGCTCCCAGGCCACATACCCCTTGAGGTCGGGAGTAAGGTTAAAATAGTTATTGACCTAGATAACATCCACGTATTTGACAAGGACACTGAAAAAGCCATAATATGAGGGAGAGCAAATGGAGGAAGGCGAGCTCAAGGCGCTCTTGAAGGAGTTGGGATTGAACAAATATGAGGTAAATGCATACCTTACTTTAATCAAGCAAGGACCCCTCACAGCGGGCGAGCTCGCCTCCCTCTCAAAAGTTCCCCAGCCAAGAATATACGACGTTGTGCGGAGTTTAATGAGCAAGGGCTTTGTTGCAATAACAAGTGAAAGGCCAAAGAAAATAGTTCCACTCGACCCGGAAAAAGTTCTCGACGAAATGGAAAAGGGCTACCTGAAAAAGGTAGAACTCGCAAAAAAAGAATTAAAAGCCATGTACACCCCCCACGAAAGCCGGAGAGAGGTAATAGTAGTAAAAAGCAAAACAACATTGGAGAACTACATAACAGAGGCAATAAAGAACGCCCAGTACCACCTTTCCCTTGCAATTCCTTCACAGCTTTTAGAAAAAGTGACA
Protein-coding regions in this window:
- a CDS encoding ABC transporter substrate-binding protein, which codes for MSRKVHLVGVLVLVLLGAIVSGCIGGEQTTTQTTATEEVTITWLSTQLNPPEERAFVQEQLLKEFSDQTGIDVNFIPISYADLATRLEAEEKTGKVTIDLIADLHGGLDFFASKGWLEDLSGRKLEGRTFISTFEKYATINGKKVYIPWMSATYVMVVNKKAFDYLPAGLTQEDVMKGTEKWTYDALLEWAKNLKDATGQPQLGFPAGPKGLLHRFLHGYIYPSFTGYQAKNFDSPEAVEMWKYLRELWQYVNPASTTWDAMGEPLLRGEVMIAWDHTARIKNAIETNPDQFAVVPVPRGPKGRGFILVVAGLAIPKNAPHPDEAWKLIDYLTKPETQVKILENVGFFPTVQEATGAIPSGPLKVIAEGVTAQSATPDAVVAMIPNLGEKGGQFTDAYRTAFQRIVLKGEDPEAVVKELGPQVKQLFQEMGQEIP
- a CDS encoding ABC transporter ATP-binding protein encodes the protein MVEVRLENLKKYFDKGRVKAVDGVNLTIKDGEFLVLLGPSGCGKTTTLRMIAGLETPTGGKIWFGERDVTYLPPKDRNISMVFQSYAVWPHMTVYDNIAFPLKIKKYPKDEIDKRVKWAAELLQIEELLDRYPAQLSGGQRQRVAVARAIVVEPDVLLMDEPLSNLDAKLRVTMRAEIKKLQTKLKVTTIYVTHDQVEAMTMGDRIAVMNKGKLLQVGPPTEVYLKPNSIFVATFIGAPEMNLLEVSVKEKDDSIILEGEGFEIPLSRDFKELLERYIDKTVVFGIRPEHMTIEGISSLEHVKRSTTIEGTVDFIEALGTDTIVHANIGSGQIIKVKLPGHIPLEVGSKVKIVIDLDNIHVFDKDTEKAII
- a CDS encoding carbohydrate ABC transporter permease; its protein translation is MKVKSSYIPYLLILPAFAYLLFFVGYPLVQALYTAFTQNGQFSLATVRKTFADPYFWEALKYTIALAGVIVPTQVGLALILALAVNRAFKGKDLTIYVLTIPLTISDVAAGLIWYSMLSPSGFLNKLLLKIGLINQPIYFFGYQYRHMEFLAIVLAELWRATSIVFVIILAGLQMISNEYLEAAEVFGADYWTRLRKIVIPLLKPSIQSALIIRTLFAMQIFGIVWILAGRDIPILAGEGFYRLTELKEYDVASIYALVIAGLSLLLGALYIKFMKAEYLEVRR
- a CDS encoding carbohydrate ABC transporter permease gives rise to the protein MNQETKFMLKRLAFYAFIFTVVAWIVIPIIISTLYGFALPKDYYDPKKVIPTSFTIKYVKTLLFTLGALDGIKNSVIVALITIAISFALGIPAGYAVAKFIFPGKDTIKLSIVALRMFPIPVMAIPLVILYIKLNLIDTLLGVALAHTAMALPFVVLITSSIFAGVSTELEEAGMVFGLTRLGSFFRITLPLALPGLAAAAMFTFVMSWNEAFVASILTLSHRTLPAQILSIMAGASGGAAPDYYKFAAAFIMILPAITFIFFARKYLVTMWGITLK